In Dermacentor variabilis isolate Ectoservices chromosome 7, ASM5094787v1, whole genome shotgun sequence, a genomic segment contains:
- the LOC142586990 gene encoding uncharacterized protein LOC142586990, which produces MPFALGGATRAPSLSRLLADVNEALPDFERSLAPRLLFSVTCEATSYFLNSSGAFHEGDPAVKITAGSSYWQMCEMAARLGYERHYSPHGDCHVVHKDRFWQAGLGPNSTRLFAATRRFAGAVLFAMHADDARGRCGEPHALTNHVRRSLSRFAGPPVAAREQ; this is translated from the exons ATGCCGTTCGCACTGGGAGGCGCGACGAGGGCGCCGAGCCTGTCGCGGCTGCTGGCCGACGTGAACGAGGCGCTGCCGGACTTTGAGCGGTCGCTCGCGCCCCGGCTGCTGTTCAGCGTCACTTGCGAGGCGACCAGCTACTTCCTCAACTCGTCCGGCGCGTTCCAC GAAGGCGACCCCGCGGTCAAGATCACCGCCGGCTCAAGCTACTGGCAGATGTGCGAGATGGCCGCCAGGCTGGGCTACGAGCGCCACTACTCGCCGCACGGCGACTGCCACGTGGTGCACAAGGACCGCTTCTGGCAGGCCGGCCTCGGACCCAACTCGACGCGCCTGTTCGCCGCCACGCGCCGATTCGCGGGAGCCGTGCTGTTCGCGATGCACGCCGACGACGCCAGGGGCCGCTGCGGGGAGCCCCACGCGCTGACCAATCACGTGCGGCGCTCTCTCAGCCGTTTCGCGGGGCCCCCTGTCGCCGCTCGCGAGCAGTGA